Part of the Flavobacterium alkalisoli genome is shown below.
AATATAAAAACCTTGCCCAACCTATTATAGAGGCTCTGGAAGGCGGAGAAAATATTGAGGATGACACTACCCTGAAAGCTAATCTTGATGAGATTAATGCTATTTGCCATGAATTTAAAAATGAGGTAAAAGCAAGAATACAGTACTGGATGGAGCAGGGTAAGAAGGTTGTTCTTTTAGGAGGAGATCATAGTACCCCGCTTGGTTATTATGAGGCTTTAGCTTCTAAATATGATAATTTTGGTTTGCTTCACCTAGATGCACATATGGATCTTCGTGTTGCTTATGAAGGTTTTACTTATTCGCATGCATCTATAATGTACAATGCACTTAAGTTACCGCAAATAACAAAAATCGTTCAGGTAGGTATCCGTGATTTTTGCCAACAGGAAGTTGAAGTAGCCGAAGCTGAAGGTAGCCGTGTAAAAATTTATACAGACCGCGACCTTAAAGCTGAAACTTTTGAAGGTATAACCTGGAAACAGCAATGTGATGCTATTATAGCACAGTTGCCACAAAAAGTTTGTATCAGTTTTGATATAGATGGTATGTACCCGTGGTATTGTCCTAATACAGGTACTCCGGTTCCGGGAGGTTTCTCGTTTGAGCAGGCGGCCTATTTATTTAGCAGGCTTGCAGAAAGCGGAAAAGAAATTATAGGTTTCGATCTTGTAGAGGTAGCTCCGGGTGAAGAAGGTGACGACTGGGATGGTAACGTAGGGGCAAGAATGCTTTTTCATATGTGTGGTGTTTTGGCAAAAAACAACGGCATGCAAACCGGGAATGTAATTAAGTTTTAATAAAGTTTCTTATATATAAAAAAAAGCCCTGCACTAATGCGGGGCTTTTTTTATGCTGTAATGTAAAGCTTTTAAGGCCTTCTGCCTGTTGCAAGCCTGTAAAGAACTCCTATAATGGCTAATACTAATAATATATGTATTAAACCACCTACCGATTCTCTAAATCCAAAAAATCCTACCAGCCATCCTATAACCAGGATTACGACAATTAACCAGATTAAATCTCTCATAACTTAAGTTTTTTATAGTTAGTGAGTTAAAATTAAGCATTATGATGCGGGTGTGTTAATTAATTAAGAATCCTTTAGGTGCAAAAGTTTTCTTAATAAAATTCTGATAGTGAAATAAATGCTGAAAAACAGAGGCTTGTTTTATTAATTGAGTATTTTTGCAGTGTTTTAGATTATTTTACATGCAAACTCCCTTAAAAATTGCTGTAGTAGGTTCCGGTTTAGTAGGATCACTTTTGGCAATATACCTAAAAAGAGCAGGGCATACCGTACACGTGTACGACCGCAGCCCGGATATCAGGACTATTCAGTTTTCAGGACGTTCCATAAATCTTGCAATGTCACACAGGGGCTGGAGGGCACTTGATGAAGTAGGGTTAGGGGATGAGATAAGGCAAATTGCTATTCCTATGGATAAAAGAGCCATTCATATTGTTGGCGAGCCGTTGGCTTTTCAGTATTATGGTAAGGATGGCGAAAGTATCTACTCGCTTTCACGCGGACTTCTTAACAGAAAGATGGTTTCGCTGGCGGAAGCCGAAGGGGTAGAGTTCTTTTTTGAAACAAAAATTTGGGACGTAACACTGGCAGATGCCACACTTCATGCGGGAGATACTGAAAGAGGTGAATGGAATGAGCTAAAATATGATAAGGTGTTTGGTGCTGATGGTGCTTTTTCAAGAGTACGCCACAGGATGCAAAGACAAAGCATGTTTAATTATTCTCAGGAATTTTTAAATACGGGTTATAAGGAACTTAATATTCCGGCAAACGAAGACGGTACCCATAAACTGGATAAAAATTCACTTCACATCTGGCCAAGAAACGATTTCATGCTTATAGCACTGCCTAATCTTGACGGTAGTTTTACATGTACGTTGTTTATGCCGTTTGAAGGTGAGAATTCTTTTGAAGCATTAAAGGATAAGGATAGCCTGGAAAAATTCTTTGCTACTTATTTTCCTTCAACTATAGATGTTATTCCTGATCTGGTTGCAGATTTCTTTAAAAACCCTACCAGTACACTGGTGACTATGAAGTGTTATCCGTGGACATATAGTGATAAGGTAGCCCTTATAGGTGATGCCTGTCATGCTATCGTTCCTTTTTACGGTCATGGTATGAATGCCGGTTTTGAGGATATTACTATTCTTAATCAGTTAATGGGGCAATATGGTGACGATTGGGATACTATATTTAAGGAGTATGAGATAAGTCGTAAGCCTAATGCAGATGCTATAGCAGAACTGTCTTACCGTAACTTTATGGAGATGAGCTCCAAAACGGCAGATGCTAAATTCCTGTTGCAAAAGAAAATTGAGAAATGGTTCTCTGCCAAACATCCTGATAAATGGCTTCCTTTATATAGTAGGGTAACGTTTAGTTACAGGCCATACTCTGAAGCGTTAGCGATAGGAGATCAGCAAAAAGCCATTATGGATGAAATAATGCAAATAGATGGCATAGAAGAAAAATGGAATAGTCCCGAAGTGGAACAAAAAATAATAGAGCTGCTTAGTTAAGCAGCTTTTTTTATTCTTCCCTGTTAGCTGCTTCTATAGTAAAAGCAGGTAGGCATACCGCTATATACTCACAAGGTTCCTCAAAGGGGTTAGAATACTGCACCCTTGCGCCCTTCATAATTTTTATAGACTGGCCGATTTCCAGTATAATCTTCTCATCATTTATAATAAACTGTTTCCTGCCTTTTATTATATAGGTGTATTCATCAAATTCCGGGGTTTGAAACGGCTCGCTCCAGTGTGGCGGGGCTACCATATGGGCAATAGAAACATTGTTATCTCCGTTAGAAGCTTTGCCGAAATGTTCTTCTATTAATTTACCGTCGTTTGTGGGTACTATAAAGGGGCTTTTTTGTGTAAAATATTGTTTCATAAGAAGTTATTTTTTAATTAAAATATGGCTATCCGTTAGCTAATCTGACGTTTTGGTTGTAATTTTATAAAAAATGTACTACAAAGCAAGGTGTTTTTTAGTATAAACTGAGCATTATTTGTTGTAGAAATGGTCAAAAAAACTATTTTACAATGCGCGCACAATAAAATTATGGCTTTTATGTTATTTATACAGAATCTATATTAATTTAATTGAATTTATAATGAATGTCAGTATTATACCTAAAAAATTAGAAATTGTATAAAGCACTAATGTAAATTGGGTGTTTATGGAAGTTTAAGATTGTGATAATTTAATGTTAAGAAACGAGAAAAAAAATCATTTTGTTTTTTTTTATCTCCTAATAATATAAATTTGCCAATCTTATTTTAAAAAGTAAAAAATAAAACAATAAGAACTATTATTAAAAATCAAAAAGAACTAAATTTTTAAAAGAAATGGCAAACGCATCTATTCAGAAGGTTGAAAAAAAAGAAGGTGGATCTGGTAAAGGATCGAATATTTTCGCAGGATTAGCAATTGTAATATGTCTGTTAACAGGTTTCCTTGTTTGGAGATTTGTAATGGGAGCTCCATCTAACTTTGAAAATGGAGACAATACAGGCCATCCATTAGATGGTAGCTTCTTAGGTACGGTTTATAAAGGTGGTGTAGTGGTAGCAGTACTATTAGGATTATTATTAATGTCACTTGTGTTTTCAATTGAGAGATTTTTCGTTATCTCTAAAGCAGCTGGTAAAGGAAGTGTTGGAGCTTTTGTTGCCAGAGTACAAAAACAAATCACTTCAGGTAACATTGCTGAGGCTATGGCTGAGTGTGACAAACAACAGGGAACTGTTGCTAATGTTGTAAAAGCTGGTCTTTTAAAATATGAAGAAGTTAAAAGAGAAGGTTTTGACAGCGAAAGAGCTGAGGCTGCTATACAGCAGGAACTTGAGGAGGCTACTTCTCTTGAAATGCCAATGTTAGAGAAAAACCTTGTAGTTATCTCTACGCTTGTGTCAATTGGTACGCTTGTAGGTCTATTAGGGACTGTATCGGGTATGATTAAAGCGTTCTCTGCTCTAGGTGCAGGTTCTACTCCGGATTCAGCTCAGCTTGCAGTAGGTATCTCTGAAGCACTTATTAATACTGCTACAGGTATTGGTACTTCTACAGTAGCGATTATTGCTTACAACTCATTTACTTCAAAAATTGACAAATTAACTTACTCTATCGATGAGGCTGGTTTCGCGATTACTCAAACGTACAGAAGATTCAGAGCTCGTGCTAACAACGCATAATTGAGATAGTAGGTAAGTAATTAATATACAATAAGGTTTTGAAAGTGTGAAAATCACTTTCAAAATCTTGTAAGCTAATAAATTTTAGAATGGCTAAAGTTAAAATATCAAAGAAGAGCACCAGGATAGACATGACCGCTATGTGTGACGTGGCATTCCTTTTGCTTTCGTTCTTCGTTATGACTGCTACTGCCAGGTTGCCTGAACCGCACCCGGTTGATGCTCCTGCTTCAACAGTGCAAACAAAACTTCCGGAGGATGGTTTGGCAACTATAACAGTTGGTGATCAAAAAGTTTTCTTTACTATATTAGGTAAAGAAGTGAGAAGGAAGACTCTTGAGCGCATTTCGTCAAAATATAATATGCCTTTTACTGAAGGTGAATATGAGGCGTTCTCAAATGTACAGGGTTTTGGTGTGCCTCTTAATCAATTAAAAGGGCTGCTTGAATTAGAGCCTGCTGAGAGAAACAAAGAAGGACTTCAAAAAGGTATTCCTTACGATTCTATCAATAACCAGTTAGGAGACTGGGTAGAGTTTGCAAGACAGGCTAATAAGGAAGTGCTTGAGATGCGTATTGCTAATGGCGAAGATGTTCCTTTTAAAGACCTGGATATCGCTATTAAAGGCGATGCCGATGAAGAGTACCCAACTATTAAGAGGGTGATTGATATCCTGCAGGAACAAAAGAAGAACAGATTCTTCCTTGTTACAGGTTTAAGAAACGAAGATTTTTAATATTATAAAAAATAATATAAAATGGCAGAATTAAATACCGGCGGCGACGGTGGTAAAGGTGGCAAGGTAAGAAGTAAGAAAAGCAACCCGGGTGTAGATTTAACCGCGATGGTGGATTTGGCATTCCTTTTGATTACTTTCTTCATGTTAACCACATCATTGTCAAAGCCTCAGTCCATGAACTTGGCAATGCCTGATAAAGATAGTCCAAAAGATCCTACAACAATGAATACACCTGATGACAGGTCTATGACCATATTGATGGGTAAGGATAATACTATTCAATGGTATTTGGGTCTGTTCGACGAGCCATTAGTTGCTCCTACAAAGACAACTTATGGTAAAGATGGTATCCGTCAGGCAATATTGCAAAGACAGGCTGCTGTTAAGGCGGTATACGGAGATGATAAGGAAAAAGGCTTAATTGTAATTATCAAGCCAACTGACAAGACACATTATAAAAATCTTGTGGATATCCTTGATGAGATGGCTATTACCAATGTTCAGCTTTATGCTATTGGTGATATATCCAAACCGGAAATTGAATTGTTAGAGAAAGACGGAATGTATTAATTCTGTTACTCACTAACCAAAAACTATTAATATGTCAAAACTGAATATTTTCAAACAGGAGTGGATTGATATGGTCTTTGAAGGCCGTAACAAAAAGTATGGTGCATACCAGCTGCGTTCCGAAAATCCTAAAACGACTGTAAAGGCAGTTATCATAGGTATAGTTCTGTTTTCTTTGGCTGTAGCTTCACCACTTATTTCAAAATGGTTTGGTGATAAACTGGGTACAGCTAAAAAAGAAGAGTCTATAGACAAAGTTATTGAAGTGGTAGATCTTCCGCCACCACCGGCAGAAGAGCTTCCGCCGCCACCTCCGCCACCACCGGTAGAAGAGGTTCAGGCACCAAAATCTGTAGTGGAAGAGGTAAAATTCAAGCCACTAGAGGTTAAAAAGAAAGAAGAAGTTGTAGAAGAACCGCCAAAGACTGAGCAGTTTAAAGAGGCTGATCCAAGTTCAAGAAATGCTGAAAAGAGCCCAACAGGTGATATCGTTATTGGTGCTCCTGCAGGTGACCTTGATAAAGGTGTAGAACCGGAAGATAATGCTGTATATAATACTGCAGGTCTTCAGGTACAACCTGAGTATCCGGGTGGTATGGATTCTTTCTATAATTATGTAAAAAATAATTTTAACCCACCAGAGGTTGACAGGGATATGACCGTTAAGGTTTTCGTTCAGTTCGTAATTGAAAAGGACGGCTCTATGACTAATATTAAAGTTCTTAGAGATCCTGGTTACGGTATGGGTAAAGAGGCTATCCGTGTTCTTAAATCAATGAAAAAGAAATGGCAGCCGGGTGTTCAGAATGGTAAGAATGTAAGGGCATCATTTACCCTTCCTATCACAATGAACCTTAAATCTTAATAATATATTAGAGATGTTTTCACACAGAAACACTCGAAGACAAACACAGAAATCGCCTGTAAAGCGATTTCTGTTTGTTTTTGGCTTGGTCTTCTTTTTAATGTATTTGGGCTTAGGCCTTATGATTATTTTTTGGAAAACTTTACCTTTGCCACTTTCTCGTAATCAAAGACTGGCTTTAGGCATAATTTTGATTGTCTATTCTTTTATACGCTTTTACAGGCTATGGCAAAAACAGAATGACAGAGATTAATATAATCTTGTAATGAAAGGTAAAATCAAATACATATTTTTTTCACTTTTACTGGTTTTAACTGTTTCAGTAACTTTTTATTCGTGTAAGGATAAAACAGATGAAGACAGAGAAGCGGTAATTAAGGAAACGCTTACTTCGGGTGAGATTACAATTCTTACCGATAATACCATATCTCCTATAGTGGAAGATGTGGTTACTGTTTTTCACAGTGTTTACAAGAATGCCCATATCAATCAGGTTAATAAAACAGAGAAAGAGATTGTTCAGGCTTTATTAAATGACTCTGCAAGGGTTGCTATATTACCCAGAAAACTTACTCCTTCGGAAGAAAAATATTTTACTAACAGAAAGATTACACCAAGAGTTACCGAATTTGCCACAGATGCCATAGCTTTGTTGGCCAACTCGAAAACGAATGATACGGTAGTTAATCTTGAAGATGTATTAAATGTTCTTAGAGGAAAGCCGTCGGGTAAGGTTAAAAGTCTTGTTTTTGATAACCCGGGATCCAGTACTGTAGAGTATATGCTGGAAATGGCAGGCGTAGATAAACTACCGGAAAGCGGGGTTTATTCTGTAAAAAGTAATGAGGAGATTATAAAATATGTGCATGATAATGCAGGGGCAATAGGTATTATTGGTGTAGACTGGATAGTACAGGCACCTTCACACCTTACACAATATATTGACGAAATTACAGTTTTAGGTGTTGATAATGTTAAAATGGATGGGGCAGAAAAGAAGTATTATAAGCCCAATCAAAGCAATATAGCTACTGGGGCTTACCCATTAACCAGAAAGCTTTATGTGTTAAATTATCAGAGTAAACAGGGTTTAGGCATGGGTTTTGAAATCTATATAAGAGCACGTGAAGGTCAGCGTATAATTTTAAAATCAGGGCTTTTGCCTGTAGAGATTCCTACGAGAGAGATTTCTGTCCGTAAAGAATTATAAGAATTGAATAACGTAATAATTAAATAGTATACATTTAAAGGAGATTAAAATGAAAGAATTAAAAATCATTGGCTTGTCATTATTGGTTTTCGGTACGGCTAATGCACAGGATGCAGAGCAGGCTAAAAAAGCTATCGATGCTGAACAATATCAAAAGGCCAAAACAATTTTAAAATCTTTAATTGCATCTGATTCTAATGAAGGGAAAAATTACTTCCTTTTAGGGGATGTTTATTTAAAACAAACAGAGCAGGATTCTGCAGCTATGTACTTTAACAATGGTTTAAAGGCAAAAAACGATGCTGAATATAACACTATAGGTTTGGGTCATATAGATCTTGACAACGGAAATGCATCTGCAGCAGCAGCTAAGTTTAAGTCAGTAGAGGATGAACTTAGAAGAAAAGATGTTGAGCAGCTTATATACATAGGTAGGGCTTATATCGATTCTGACAATCCTGACTATAAAAAAGCTATTGCTGTTTTAAATAAAGCTATAGAGAAAGATTCTAAAGCGGCTGCAGCTTATCTTGCATTAGGTGATGCTTATATTGGAGACAGAAACCATAATGAAGCGTACAGGGCTTACCGTAATGCTACATCTTATGATCCAAGTCTTTTAAGAGCAGATCTTCAGCTAGGTGTAATTACTAAAAACACGAGAGCTGCTTTTCCTGAGGCGGTAGAGGCTTTCAATAAAATATTAGCAAAAGACCCTAACTATGGTCCGGCTTACCGTGAGCTTGCTGAAACTTATTACCTATGGGGTAATACAGATACTAAAAAATACAACGAGTACATTAAGAAAGCATTAGAGTATTATGAGAAATACATGACGCTTACTGATTATTCTCTTGACTCTCGTATGAGACATGCTGACTTCTTAGTACTTGCAGGTGACTATAAAGCACTTGAGGCAGAGGCTAAGAAAATGCAGCAGATTAATAGTGTTAACCCAAGAATACTTCGTTACCTGGCTTACTCCGCTTACGAGAACGGTAACTATGCAGAAAGTATTAAGGCTATGAATGAGTTTATGGCTAAAGTTGATCCTAAACGTGTTATTGCAAGAGACCACCTTTACCTAGGTTTAGCTGAAATGGCTTCTGTAATCAGTGAGGATGCTCAGGGTAATACTATCATTACTGATCAGGCAGTGTTTGATAAAGCAATTACAGATATTAAAGCTGCTGCTGAAAAAGATATCGAAATTACAAACCAGTTTAATGCTATTGGTAAAAAACTGTTTGGACAAAAACTTTACGGACCGGCTTCTGTAGTGTTTGAAGTGGCTACTACAAACCCTGATAACAGGAACCTGTTTTATGATAACTTCTATCTTGCTTACTCTATTTACTACGATCACTTAAACAAATCAGAGGAAGCTCAAAAAGAAAATGCTGTACAATTAGGTAAAGCAGATGTTGCTCTTGATTATGTAATTAAAGCCTCTCCTGATGCTCAGGATGCTTATTTATACAAAGCAAGAGTTAATCAGAGAATACAGTCTGACGAGGCTTACCAGAGAATGGCTGATGCTTACAATGAGTATATCAGAGTTGTAACAGAAAAGGGTGCTGCTGAAGTTGCTAAACAAAAAGCTAACCTTATCGAGGCTTATTCAAATGCAGGTTCTTACTATGCTGTAACTGATACTGCTAAGGCAATTGAGTATTACAACAAAGTTTTAGAGCTTGATCCAAACGATGAGTATGCTAAACAGGAATTAAAAAGGTTAAAACCTTAATTGAATAAATAAAAAGCCGACAGTTAACTGTCGGCTTTTTTTATGGGTTTGGTGAAGCTTCTTTTTTTATATGTATCTTTGCCAACTATTTTGATGTAAAATGCTGAAGAAAGATATACAAATAGCAGTAGAAAAAGGAGAAATGCTTCCGTTGATGGAAGAGTTCTACACTATACAGGGTGAGGGTTACCACACAGGTACGGCTGCCTACTTTATAAGGGTAGGAGGGTGTGATGTGGGGTGCCATTGGTGTGATGTTAAGGAAAGCTGGAATGCAGATCTGCATCCGCCCACAAATATAGAATCTATTGTTGAGAATGCTAATAAATATGCTAAGACCATAGTTATTACAGGTGGTGAGCCTTTAACATGGGACATGGGGCCTTTAACCCAAAGCCTAAGGGAAAAAGGATTAAGGATACATATTGAAACTTCGGGAGCATACCCGCTTTCCGGTACATGGGACTGGATTTGTCTTTCGCCTAAAAAAACCAAGCTTCCTGTAGCGGGGGTTTATGAAAAGGCACACGAGCTTAAAGTGATAATACATAACAAGCACGATTTTATTTTTGCAGAAGAGCAGGCGGCAAAAACCAATAAGAATGCTATTTTATTCCTTCAGCCGGAATGGAGCAAAAAGGAAGAAATGACTCCGCTTATTGTTGATTATGTAATGGCTAACCCTAAATGGAGAGTATCGTTACAAACCCACAAGTATTTAAACATACCGTAAATCATTAAACAACTAATATTATAACTTATGAAAAAATTGCTTTTAACTTTAGTTTTAGTTCTTGCAGGAGCAACAGCTTTTGCTCAGGATGCATTTAAACAGGACGCTCTTAAGTATATTCAGCTTACTGAGCAAAGACAGATTTTTGAATTACTGACTAAAGATATCGTTAGTCAGCTTCCGGCTGAAAAGCAGGCGGATTTCAAAAAAGAACTAAATGCATCTATGGATGGGCTTATGGATAAAATGGCAGAAATGTACATGCAGGAGTTTACTCATGATGAAATAAAACAGTTCATCAAGTTTTATGAAAGCCCTGCAGGTAAAAAATTAGCAGGTAAAACTACTGTGCTATATGAAAAAGGACAACAGATTGGTCAGGAATGGGGTATGGGACTTCAAAGCATCATGATGAAATACATGCAATAATCTGCAAATAGATTATATAATAAAAATCCGGCATTAGCCGGATTTTTTATTTATTGTAATGTGAGTTTAGCTAAATAGTCAAAATGTTCGCCTTCTGTAACCAGTTCGCAGTTTAAGCCATGGGCATGAGCTGCATTTTGTAATGTGTTATAATCTATATAGAGCCAGTCAAACGTATCTTCCTGTTCTCCTTTATAAGTAATGGTGAAAGTAAGTTCCCCATAGTACTCGGTATCGGTAGGTATCCATTTACCGCCATCCTCATCTTCATCAAACATATAAATAATGTCAGACGAGTCTATTAGTATCTGACCGCCGGGATTAAGAAGTGATTTTAGCTTTTCAAGATAAAGGGTGCAGTTTTTTAGTTTGCCAAAAATTCCGGTACCATTCATAAGTAGAATTATAGTGTCAAACTTTTCATTGTTCAGTTCCAGTACATCTATTGCACGTACATCGTTTAATCCTCTTAATTTACAGGCTGCAACTGCATTGGCAGAAATATCTATGGCGGTAACATCCAGCTTTTTGACATTTTGTAAGTAAAGCGCATGGCTCCCGGCACCACAACCTACATCAAGTACGCGCCCTTTGGTAAGAGACAGAGCCTTTTTCTCAATTTTAGGCATTTGTTTGTAATCCCTGAAAAGATAGGCTACACTCATTTCGTCTTCTTCAGATATTGAAGTTTCGGTAATAATATCATCAGGATTATTATTGGTTTGATAATCCAGTATCGCTTTGCCAAAAAGGTCTTTCATTTTTTTATACTTTTGCTGCAGAATATAATATGATCAGTG
Proteins encoded:
- a CDS encoding agmatinase family protein, with protein sequence MTKEQKIAGFDPSQPGLSDASIFGLPFTAEESEIIIVPAPWEVTVSYGAGASEGPDAIMEASFQVDLHHQEFPELWKLGIYLDQNSQTEEWADKSRKYKNLAQPIIEALEGGENIEDDTTLKANLDEINAICHEFKNEVKARIQYWMEQGKKVVLLGGDHSTPLGYYEALASKYDNFGLLHLDAHMDLRVAYEGFTYSHASIMYNALKLPQITKIVQVGIRDFCQQEVEVAEAEGSRVKIYTDRDLKAETFEGITWKQQCDAIIAQLPQKVCISFDIDGMYPWYCPNTGTPVPGGFSFEQAAYLFSRLAESGKEIIGFDLVEVAPGEEGDDWDGNVGARMLFHMCGVLAKNNGMQTGNVIKF
- a CDS encoding lmo0937 family membrane protein, which codes for MRDLIWLIVVILVIGWLVGFFGFRESVGGLIHILLVLAIIGVLYRLATGRRP
- a CDS encoding FAD-dependent oxidoreductase, with amino-acid sequence MQTPLKIAVVGSGLVGSLLAIYLKRAGHTVHVYDRSPDIRTIQFSGRSINLAMSHRGWRALDEVGLGDEIRQIAIPMDKRAIHIVGEPLAFQYYGKDGESIYSLSRGLLNRKMVSLAEAEGVEFFFETKIWDVTLADATLHAGDTERGEWNELKYDKVFGADGAFSRVRHRMQRQSMFNYSQEFLNTGYKELNIPANEDGTHKLDKNSLHIWPRNDFMLIALPNLDGSFTCTLFMPFEGENSFEALKDKDSLEKFFATYFPSTIDVIPDLVADFFKNPTSTLVTMKCYPWTYSDKVALIGDACHAIVPFYGHGMNAGFEDITILNQLMGQYGDDWDTIFKEYEISRKPNADAIAELSYRNFMEMSSKTADAKFLLQKKIEKWFSAKHPDKWLPLYSRVTFSYRPYSEALAIGDQQKAIMDEIMQIDGIEEKWNSPEVEQKIIELLS
- a CDS encoding cupin domain-containing protein: MKQYFTQKSPFIVPTNDGKLIEEHFGKASNGDNNVSIAHMVAPPHWSEPFQTPEFDEYTYIIKGRKQFIINDEKIILEIGQSIKIMKGARVQYSNPFEEPCEYIAVCLPAFTIEAANREE
- a CDS encoding MotA/TolQ/ExbB proton channel family protein, whose product is MANASIQKVEKKEGGSGKGSNIFAGLAIVICLLTGFLVWRFVMGAPSNFENGDNTGHPLDGSFLGTVYKGGVVVAVLLGLLLMSLVFSIERFFVISKAAGKGSVGAFVARVQKQITSGNIAEAMAECDKQQGTVANVVKAGLLKYEEVKREGFDSERAEAAIQQELEEATSLEMPMLEKNLVVISTLVSIGTLVGLLGTVSGMIKAFSALGAGSTPDSAQLAVGISEALINTATGIGTSTVAIIAYNSFTSKIDKLTYSIDEAGFAITQTYRRFRARANNA
- a CDS encoding ExbD/TolR family protein, with amino-acid sequence MAKVKISKKSTRIDMTAMCDVAFLLLSFFVMTATARLPEPHPVDAPASTVQTKLPEDGLATITVGDQKVFFTILGKEVRRKTLERISSKYNMPFTEGEYEAFSNVQGFGVPLNQLKGLLELEPAERNKEGLQKGIPYDSINNQLGDWVEFARQANKEVLEMRIANGEDVPFKDLDIAIKGDADEEYPTIKRVIDILQEQKKNRFFLVTGLRNEDF
- a CDS encoding ExbD/TolR family protein, which translates into the protein MAELNTGGDGGKGGKVRSKKSNPGVDLTAMVDLAFLLITFFMLTTSLSKPQSMNLAMPDKDSPKDPTTMNTPDDRSMTILMGKDNTIQWYLGLFDEPLVAPTKTTYGKDGIRQAILQRQAAVKAVYGDDKEKGLIVIIKPTDKTHYKNLVDILDEMAITNVQLYAIGDISKPEIELLEKDGMY
- a CDS encoding energy transducer TonB; this translates as MSKLNIFKQEWIDMVFEGRNKKYGAYQLRSENPKTTVKAVIIGIVLFSLAVASPLISKWFGDKLGTAKKEESIDKVIEVVDLPPPPAEELPPPPPPPPVEEVQAPKSVVEEVKFKPLEVKKKEEVVEEPPKTEQFKEADPSSRNAEKSPTGDIVIGAPAGDLDKGVEPEDNAVYNTAGLQVQPEYPGGMDSFYNYVKNNFNPPEVDRDMTVKVFVQFVIEKDGSMTNIKVLRDPGYGMGKEAIRVLKSMKKKWQPGVQNGKNVRASFTLPITMNLKS
- a CDS encoding PstS family phosphate ABC transporter substrate-binding protein — its product is MKGKIKYIFFSLLLVLTVSVTFYSCKDKTDEDREAVIKETLTSGEITILTDNTISPIVEDVVTVFHSVYKNAHINQVNKTEKEIVQALLNDSARVAILPRKLTPSEEKYFTNRKITPRVTEFATDAIALLANSKTNDTVVNLEDVLNVLRGKPSGKVKSLVFDNPGSSTVEYMLEMAGVDKLPESGVYSVKSNEEIIKYVHDNAGAIGIIGVDWIVQAPSHLTQYIDEITVLGVDNVKMDGAEKKYYKPNQSNIATGAYPLTRKLYVLNYQSKQGLGMGFEIYIRAREGQRIILKSGLLPVEIPTREISVRKEL
- a CDS encoding tetratricopeptide repeat protein → MKELKIIGLSLLVFGTANAQDAEQAKKAIDAEQYQKAKTILKSLIASDSNEGKNYFLLGDVYLKQTEQDSAAMYFNNGLKAKNDAEYNTIGLGHIDLDNGNASAAAAKFKSVEDELRRKDVEQLIYIGRAYIDSDNPDYKKAIAVLNKAIEKDSKAAAAYLALGDAYIGDRNHNEAYRAYRNATSYDPSLLRADLQLGVITKNTRAAFPEAVEAFNKILAKDPNYGPAYRELAETYYLWGNTDTKKYNEYIKKALEYYEKYMTLTDYSLDSRMRHADFLVLAGDYKALEAEAKKMQQINSVNPRILRYLAYSAYENGNYAESIKAMNEFMAKVDPKRVIARDHLYLGLAEMASVISEDAQGNTIITDQAVFDKAITDIKAAAEKDIEITNQFNAIGKKLFGQKLYGPASVVFEVATTNPDNRNLFYDNFYLAYSIYYDHLNKSEEAQKENAVQLGKADVALDYVIKASPDAQDAYLYKARVNQRIQSDEAYQRMADAYNEYIRVVTEKGAAEVAKQKANLIEAYSNAGSYYAVTDTAKAIEYYNKVLELDPNDEYAKQELKRLKP
- a CDS encoding 7-carboxy-7-deazaguanine synthase QueE codes for the protein MLKKDIQIAVEKGEMLPLMEEFYTIQGEGYHTGTAAYFIRVGGCDVGCHWCDVKESWNADLHPPTNIESIVENANKYAKTIVITGGEPLTWDMGPLTQSLREKGLRIHIETSGAYPLSGTWDWICLSPKKTKLPVAGVYEKAHELKVIIHNKHDFIFAEEQAAKTNKNAILFLQPEWSKKEEMTPLIVDYVMANPKWRVSLQTHKYLNIP
- a CDS encoding DUF2059 domain-containing protein — protein: MKKLLLTLVLVLAGATAFAQDAFKQDALKYIQLTEQRQIFELLTKDIVSQLPAEKQADFKKELNASMDGLMDKMAEMYMQEFTHDEIKQFIKFYESPAGKKLAGKTTVLYEKGQQIGQEWGMGLQSIMMKYMQ
- a CDS encoding class I SAM-dependent methyltransferase, which gives rise to MKDLFGKAILDYQTNNNPDDIITETSISEEDEMSVAYLFRDYKQMPKIEKKALSLTKGRVLDVGCGAGSHALYLQNVKKLDVTAIDISANAVAACKLRGLNDVRAIDVLELNNEKFDTIILLMNGTGIFGKLKNCTLYLEKLKSLLNPGGQILIDSSDIIYMFDEDEDGGKWIPTDTEYYGELTFTITYKGEQEDTFDWLYIDYNTLQNAAHAHGLNCELVTEGEHFDYLAKLTLQ